TCTCACCTTGACGATTTTTGCGTATCCTTTTCGCTCTCTGGATTTCTTTTTTGCACTCAGCAATCTTTTCATGTGCTGATGTTATACTTTTCTCTATTTAGGGAGACACAAGAGAATTGTGCTATGCAAACAAGTGAACACGTGGTGACAATACTTGACAAAGTCAAACAGGCAAAACAACTGGACGTTTTACCAATATCTGCATATATTGCTTCATAATTCTCCATTTCTTTCAGGTTCATGTCATACACGAGCAGAGTCTTTCCCATGGAGTATTCACACTGAGATAAAGATGTCAGCATCCTTTGATACTGTGCGAACCTGCAGCAACATACAAATGAAGACATACAAATGAACAATTGGTAAAACTAAGTAACATCTCAATTGCAATTCAGACCCATATTAGACTGAGTCACAGATAGTCTTAGTCGCTTAAATTACCCTTCCTCTGGTGAGATATTGGAGTGGCACCATTTGATGAAGGTCTTCATGAGCACATTAATGCGTCTATCATCTCCAGCTCCATCTCCATCTATAAGAAGACGCTTCCGAATAACCTCATCTATGATGAGATACACAACAGGTTAATGTGGCATAATGCTATCAGAATGGACTTAAGATAACACCATTTGAGAAATATGATTGAGCACTgtaatgtaaccaaatattcaataaTGGGGGAGCCAAATGTAAAGTGCAGGAATCTGTCCCCGCGTGCACCTAACTAATGTGTTTAAATGACAGGATTTAATAACAATTGATGTTTCAGgttcagggctcaacaataaggatggcccgcaagccggggccagtgtgagagagtttcagGCCAGTGACTCTCTTACATGGGTTGATTTTGTACATGTGTTTGTATGCCTTCCAATTTTTTTGTGATGTTGCTGCTATGACGCTGTTGCAAGTTCTGCTGATTTCAATGTGTCACCAAGGTCATATCatttagctggctaacatagatcAGGTTTTGTTAAAGTTGTGAGAATGCATCTGTAAAGATAAGCTGAATATTATAAACCAATAAGTAATGTTTTGCACCATACACCATAGTTTTCCAGTAAAAGTCATGGAGTTAATAATAGATGTATAATTTCCAGCTGTTATTGCAAATGAAAAACCTAGTATGTTTttatcaacaaaaaaacaaaaaaacaaaatctggcatttaaaaaatacatatatactgcatatattgtGGTGGAGCTGGAGTGTATGTTAACagggcaaataattttttttttaatcaaaataaaaatccttactgTTGAGCCCTGAGGTTAATAATGCAATGTACATATGCTACATGAAGTAGCATTGTAAAAATAACTTACattctttttcaaataaaaaatctccTTCCTAATCGAAGAGGCTGAAGGCTATGGAAGTGTCTGCATTTTAGAAAGATtcaaataacaaataaacatGGCAATaccggtgttatggatcaactagggatcatgttaactggggatgtgcgcaTGCACGCGAATCATTTTACTTGCCTTTTaagcatatttatttaatgtgaattgtcaaggagcaaagaaaagacataTTGcacattataaattttttttgctATCATTATTATAACCGAGTTTTTTCATcaatgtctgttctaatgaatttgacagtttaaaagctatttttttcccccctttttctcccaattttgaatgcacaattcccaatgtgctttttaagtccttgtggtcgtgtagtgattcacctcagtctgggtggcagaggacgaatcccagttgcctctgtgtctgagaccgtcaacccgcacatcttatcacgtggcttgttgagcgcgttgccacggagacatagcgcatgtgcaggcttcacgccatccaccgcggcaaccattcTCAACTCACAGTGCGCCCCACCGaaaacaaaccacattatggtgaccaggaggaggttaccccatgtgactctaccctcccgtctttgccactgagctacccaggccccctgtttaaaagctattttaactgtttcacagggtaacatggttGCCCATGTTaatgtgggacattggtttgaatgggaactggcgattacatttttcagagcagtaaatcacatgttgaattattttatttgcaacactaaagcatcatatgctgatatgtgtcaataatacactttcaattgcttttatttctttataatgaataatggcttGATGAACTAATAGTCTGAGTAACTTTCTCCTGCAAAGTGAACAAATGATAATAGATAGGACACTGGTCCAGTAGTAAATCATATTGGCATTAAATGTTgtgacctgggttcaaatcctgaTCAATCAGGACAAATCTGAAGCTTTGCTgcagattattatatattttaataggtctattgaaaacaattttgtaaatcacatacacagacacaatttattatattgtttttttgttttggattttctcccccttttctccccaatttggaatgcccaattcccaatgtgctctaagtcctcgtggtggcgtagtaactcttctcaatctgggtggtgggggacgaatatcagttgcctctgcgtctgagacgtgaatccgcacatcttatcacgtggcttgtcgaaCATGTTACCatagagacatagcgcatgtggaggcttcacgctattctccgtggcatccacgcacaactcaccacgtgccccaccgagagcaagaaccacattatggtgaccaccaggaggttaccccatgtggctctaccctccctagcaaccaggccaatttggttgcttagaagacctggctggagtcactcagcacactctggattcgaactcatgactccaggggtggtagtcagagtcaatactcactgagctacccaggctgtaaaacaattttaagatttaagattGTTAGGCAAAATTGTAAGATTTTCTAACAAAATCATTATGTTTCTGAAGAACTTTCTCATGCTTTCTCAGAGTACCATTTATTCTTACCCATAGGTCAATTTGGCCTTTGTATTTGCTCCCCACCAAAAATATTGCACTGTTCTGAAAGATCATCATGGGTAGTCAAACATATGACATTGTCATGCACAGAACCTTTGAAAAGTAGAAGATGctattataacaatttaaataaaaatgcagataCTCACAGAGAATTCAACACAGGTCTGTATGCATGGTTAGCAAACACACTACTCCTAGACCAACAGGCCTTCTATGTGAACAGTaacaattgttttactgttttaattGAAAACTTTTCAAGctactgtattttatatatatatatatatatatatatatatatatctgttaaATTACATATATGTAATTTAACAGTATAGGCCTATTGTTGACACATAtaagcctatgatgctttagtgttgcaaataaaagaCATCCACATGTGATTTACTGATAggacaagtgtaatcgccagttcccattcaaaccaatgtcccacttTAACATGGGCAACCATGTTATCCTCTGAAACCTTGTTAAAATCGcccttaaactgtgtcaaattcattggAACAGACCTCGATCATACAAAGCGGGTTAATAATGACACCAACATTTTTTGGATTATGTGTAAACGCCTTTTCTTGGCTTcctggcaattcacattgaacgaatctgctgaaaaggcaagtaaagTTATTCACGTGCACGCGCACATCCTCAGTTAACACGATCCCTAGTTGATCCAGAACACCGGCATACAGAATTTGCCAATTAGAAAATAAACACTCAAAAACGCCTTGCAGAATCAAACTTAAATTTTCAATCACTCGTCTCAGTAAATTAAATGAGCGATTTCAacctaatttaaatgtttttgtcttgttttaggtATTCTGAATAAGACCTAGCACATCACATGGCTAACCAGCTCTGATTCTGCATGTATTCTCCTTTTCTCACTTGAAATAAGTTCCTATAGTTTACAAAAACACATAGTGTCAGGCACCGATTTAATAAATCGTACTGATTGGCCACACAGTAAACGAACACGCATAGACCACAATTACCAAAAAACTCATACCATCTGTAATGCTACCCATTTTTCCAAAACTGTATCCAAAAGCTATTCGAAAAAACTTTATTGGTGGGCGCGCGGGTCAAAGAGCAGCAGCGCCCCGCCTCTGTAGCGAAGCAAATTACCCAAACCATAGCACGTATAATTCTTCACAACGCGTCCACAGTTTttatctcttatttttttttcttttcgccAAAGTCATTTAAAAGTTGTGTCAAGTGTATGCGGTTCTTATCTCGTGTTCTTGGTTCTGCATCAGTATGCAGTTTTTGAgatttaatgttagagggaagTGAAGAAATAGGCTGTGTTTCAAAATATAgttagctgcctacctagacagcatttatgGGCTTTATGAAGTTTAGAGTAGTGTTACATTTAATTGTTGACGGGAAAGAAAataaggctgtgagggacagaagtGTAGTCTTCAAttggttgaatttttttttttttttttttgatcgtTTAGATGGAAAaacttaaaaatacaataataataaaaaaagaaaactataaTGGGAGTTGTGAAATTATATGTGATATCTAGgacctttatacagctttatacagtgaatatggtggcccaggggtgcacaacacactaaaattagcaaagcaaataaaaactgAAAGTGCACACAAACAacgaaatgaagccacaacacaatggaaataagccactaCACAAAATctacaaaacaatgaaaatatgtagccacaacacaacagattaGCCGCAACACAATGGAAAGAAacacaatacaacaaaattaagtcacaacccaaaataagccacaacacaacaacaacaaatagtgtttacaagtatttattttgttgtgttgtggcttatttccattatGTGTGAGAAttccaattgaaagtgatcatccctataccctacTCACTACAAAAGACAGGgatcttgatgtgggcactctgaagggagcatggcatcacagtttaaatgtagccttcactaaaagtcttgtgaaagggccctttgtgaaataattaactttcttatttttgtttggaacagcctttcgagtggcgtccccttcccgaGATGCCCTTCAATGGCGCATAAATGTCGTTTGGAAAACGCCCTTAATTTCGTTATTCTGTGGTTTGTTTTGATTGTGGTTTGaagttttgtttgctttggtaATTCTGTTGTGTTGCGCACCCCTTGGCCACCGTAGAATACCACTGAAGAGACGACTAGTCTATATCTCTAACAATCTCGTTTTAATTCCCgtcaaaaaatttaattaggtGCTACTCCACAGGTTCTAACAAAAACAGCTGTTTAAACACTCCAAACGCGTAAATGCCGTTCAAGAACGTTTTCGAACGTTCCAAACGCGCGTGAGACGGCCAGAAATGCTGTCTTGGTAGGCTACTGACTAGGTTTAGAAACACAGCCACAGTGTCCAGTGACAGGCGTGCTCGGTGCATGCGTGCTGCTGGAGTCAGTCAGTGACGTTCTTGTCCCAGAATGCTGCCTGGTAAACAGACATGGAAGCACCTGGTGGAGACCTCCACAGTCACTGAGCGCTGCACTCGCTCTTTAAGCTGATCTTCATTTTCAATACACCCTAAAGCCTGCGCCTTTTTTCTCTTTTGAGCTCTACCGGAACGTCTGGTGTCCAGGACATTGGTAAGAGAACAATGATGACATCGAGATCAGCTGCTAATGTCTGTTCTGCCAGTTAGCCAGTTGCATGCTCCAGCAGCAGTGCCACTCAGCTGCTCAGTTAGCGAGGAAGCTAAACCTGCTGCCGCCCCCTCCCCCTCTTATgtctgtaacattttattttggtgACGTAATACTTAAGTTTACTTGGTCCATTTTGCTCTATGACAAACCCGCTATGTTTAGTCCTTATAGAAAAGTTGTTGTGTGTGCCATTCTATCAACTATATGATCATGTCATCATTGCTTTCACTTTCCTAAGTGCACTTGTCAGGTAATAACAGCGTAGTGGATGCAAACAAGTGGACATTactagaaatgaatggagccatATTAGAGGTTCGATGAAGAAACAATTAGCAGAAGACTTTTTTAAAAGTTCAAGGACATGGCATTTTTGAGAGAGGAACCATGTTTCTAAACTTTACACTGAGCATTGGTAGGAAGGGGAAGGCAAAGTTTAGCACTTACAGAATCTGTCAACCCACTTTTCTATTTTctttaatttaacttttaaagtgtttaaaatatTAGTTTGCATTTTCTGAGCTATTAAACATTTTACTTTAAGCCAAAACATGTTTTCTCCAACATTCTGACAAATGgagcatttttttcttcttcaacagATGGACTATTCATTAAGCTATTAATTATGTTTTCTTATATTGCTTTGTAGTCTAATTCAAATCTATGATGTCTCATATGTTCttgtctaaaaaaaacaaaacaaaacaaaaaaaaaaacattggctcaaaGATATCAGAACAGTTTGTAAGTTACTGCTTCAGCTGTGCATACTAAATTTGGAATATGAATTGTTTTTAGTCTATGTAGCcatgttaaagtgatagttcacccaaaaatgaaaattattttgtcatttactcaccctcatgccatcccagatgtgtgtctttctctcctgcagaaaacaaagattttttagaagaatatgtcagctctgtagttccatacaatgcaagtaaatggtgactaaaactttgaagctccaaaaagcactaaaaggcagcataaatgtaatccatacgactccagtggtttaatccatctcttctgaagccatccaatttgttttgggtgagaacagaccaaaatacaactcctttttcactgtacatcttgcaattgcagtctataggcacaatcatgatttatagctcgattacacttcctagtgcatgacgcatgcgcagagttcTAGAtgatgctaggaagtgtaattgaccTTGAAATTACGATCCCCAAGGAGtaggcctgtcgtgattattaaataatcatctgatcgtggttatttgatcAGCAGCTCCTGaacagctcctgtccggaagagcgcaTGAAGTGCTTTTAAAAGTGCTCTGATGCGtgtgctgtcagcagaggctcgcgacaaaatataaactttgatagtgaaggCAAAGCGCTCCGCCTTCACTTAAAACGATCATGTAATGTACCTGGTCATAGCGAAttcatacatgcagtgttaaTGGCACTCAGTGACACAGAGGATAAGACAAacacttactctatttctgtagtttgataaaatgatgaaacaaaatctcaaaggttttgcttcatgagaaataaggatttgtgggtttaatcaaagagcattaaaattacatgtaaagtgaaaaaaattagggtataaatattttactattgcataattaaataatgtaatataacataaatattattaaaatatataaaaaaattatatactgtatattttacaaatatatatatatatatatataaataatataaaatgagttctgaaaacaacagtgtaaatgtaaaatttaccaaaactaaagttgaccaaaacaaaaagagagacacagaaatattttgatatttaaaacattattttatgtcATTCATAATGATCATTTCATAATCATCACAGGCCAatcaaggagactgctaatgttaAGATTTACAgtgtaaaagtttattttttggtctgttctcattcaaaatcaattggattgattcagaagacatagattaaaccactggagtcttatggattacttatgcaGACTTATGAGTCTtatgcagaggaaagaaagtcatacacatctggaatgacaagagggtgagtaaataattacagaattttcatttttgggtgaactattcctttaagaccttGGCAACAAGTGGGTATTGCAGTGGAAACTGAAATATCGTTCTGTAGAATGTTAGATGCAGCCTGACTTGGAAAACTTTGAAAGCACAAAGAACATCTCATCAGAGCGTCATCAGCCTCCATTCCCCTCATACCAACACTTGATGTGTAATTCCTTCATCAATTACCAGTGAGGCTAATCGTCATCCAGCAAACACTGGAAAGATGTTATTAGTGTATATTTGTTATTTCCTCTGTTTTTGGATATATtctaaaattatgtaataaaatttgtattttacaTGTACTGTAATGAGTTGAATGCCTAATAGAAACTTTTctctgtgattttcttttttcattccaCATAAACAGATGGCATTATATAGTGTAAAACAGAGAGGCTCtgattagttcaaataaattaattagATTATGAATCTCTGTAGCAAACACTAAACATATGCtagaaagtcaaaacattttcacTGGTCACTTGTATCCCTGAGACGGATTATCAGGCTGTCAACTGAAGGGCTCTCAGATGGTTAACCAGGGAAAGTTGTTATTGGATTGGGTTACTCTGTAGCGACGGGCTCCTCCATAAGTAGATATTGTACCAGTAAAAAACACTAGAGCAGAAAGCTGCAGCCAGATTCTCTTGGCCTTGGGCTGTGAAGGCTCCTTTGTTAAAAGACAAACAGCTATTGGCCTAAACAGTGATTTTTACTCAGAATGTTAAAACAATGCTGCTAACGTGCCCTTTCTTATGTCTCCTTTGTCCAGATTCCCTCACCAGCTTGTGTAGCAGTCTGGAATCACCAAAGCTGATGAGGATCTACTGACTTGACCAgttttgttccatttttttttacttttgacaaGGTATGAGATACTGTTTACAGCTCACAAATCATATGATTTTCAGCTGCTGTCTCCTGTACAAAATCCCACCCAAAGTGTTTTAGTACTCAGTAAGAGAAAATTAGATTAATTTTGCACAGTTTTATTAAGTTGTGTAAGATGTTCAGAATCAAAAGCAGTAGCTTTCTTCAGATTAATTTTTCAGTCCATTAGATACTGaagaattattattactatgggCTCTATTTCCATGGCCGCACTAAGCGCATCGCTACTCGCAACCACCgtgtgcaacgtcttatccaattttcatgagagcgctaattctaagctcaattttcatgccagtgcaaagcgcaagtgggcatggataggagtgtttgcgctatctctgggtgtatgcgcgcaaactctgggtgtattgtatgttaaagaAGTGGTGCAAAACAAAATTTGCTATTGAGAAAGAGGTAATTGTGCTAAGACGTTTGAGAAGCACTTCTGTTTTCAGTggaaagtctaaactcagtttctgcatttgcagtttggagattccaccagcaggtggtaataaagtccatgtccaaactctgaaaatataatgGAACAAAAAAATCATGTCTCTTataatcactgttgtagccgtttaaTGAAACAGAAATGTATAGAGATTTGTGTAAAACATGCTAGaggtcatgttttttattttattttttatttttattattattattattctatttacAGTTGCATTTATGacctaatttgtattagtaattttccacctgttgtcatagagtgatttttaagtcactgtaaaAGGGGCCaatgaaagaagttggagaggtcgttttattaaaaaaaaaattgaccactttgttattttgattatatttttgtttcgtttgaaatgttatttaaatttagaaatatttttggtttaagttttttgtgtttcataaataaatgtaatttttatggcAAAATTGATCAGTAGAAGTGAAGAGAAGtgagtgcaaaaaaacaaaaacaatccctCGATCCACAGCCTAACCTAGAGGGCCGATAAAttaactgttaatactagccattatttgtgtgtcacttgatcagTATGATTAATTAAACTTACATTCTTTACAATTTAACGGCCTACATCCAAATCTTGATTTTCAATGAGGATAAAAGGAGCAAGTtagtgtcatagaaatatgcctggcattcaacaaggacgcaggTTAATGCCCAAAAGAAAGTCAGTCAATATTTCTATTCTTcgaattcattgcatacagtccatttacactaccaactatttatgaatgtgctgtctttgtttatattgctggtgcttgacagggattggattatataataggacgcagatggttcAATAACCCTAGAAGTACCTCAGAATTAATTTGCACttaacccagcccattagcactttgcatgtgcaattttgccaaacccacttgcacctagacttagcgaatgcttgcacgaaaatacaaaaacttcatggccatgccccctgactttgcacatatgacttaaagcatagcactgtgcttagtgctagcgctcttaaaatagggccctaaatCTTTAACATGCTGTGACTTTGTAATGGGTTTTTTAATAGATCGATAAAAGATGAGACCCTTAAAGCAGATGCACCTGTATTGCTCTAAATGTAATAAGGATTGGTGCTAACGCTGAAGGGATTTTTTACACCAGTCCTTGCAAAAAGTTGTAATTTCTTTCTGCAAGCAAAcattaaatgtgatttatttccTGCTGGTTGTACTTAATGTTCATACACATAAACAGTATAAAACGCTCTCAAAATTGATCTTTGGTGATCTCAATAAACCAGCTCTTACATCTATTAAATACAAACATCTATGTTGACTATGAACATATTTTAGGTACTGACCCATTATTTTATTGCATAAAGCTCCAAATCGAGCTATTCCATGTTAAATTTAGATGTGTTTGTCTCTTATTATTCTTATCTGTTCTTATTCTGTATGAATTGGCTCAGAAATATTTGAGTGTATATGAGACACATTCTTACAGGTGGAGAAATGGCCTAGAACGTATAGCCTAGAACGTATTTACTAATGCCTGTGTTCCAGAAATCTGATTTATTTATGTGTCTGATCAGTTTCAGTAAATAAATTTTAGAGCATGCAAAAAAAAGTGCGAAAGGTCTTCATACTTATAACACAATTTTCTTTTAACCATGCCTCTAACTTTATACCATATTCAAACTGATAGTGTTTGTAAAACTTTGcaaagttttttatttaaatagcgATTTGATTTAAAATTTGCAGTGCAGCTTTGTTCAAAAGTTTTGTTTTGCCTAAATGATTTTGTTGATAATCTTTCAGATCTAGATATGCCCAAAACCTGTGTGGGTAAGAAATGCTCAGAGTATCAACATTAGGTggatttccatccaactatttttatggacattttcaaattgcacataagaaatcctgaatggaaacgcttgatatgcaaataaacgttctaaattcgcttaaaatgtaatgcactagGAGGAGCTGGATTTTCTAAAGtttcacattagttaaaatgcacattaaggcgatggaaacggtttatttgcaaaacgatgacgtgttttgaccattcgtgcatgtattatgagtgtgcgatagcttgatgtgactagcccaccgaaaggtccaaccttggcacacaattctttgaacatagcacTTGTTAttcagaagtgtttaacccactgctggtcgataaagtgggtcctcacaatccggcAGAACAGTTTTAGTGCGGGCGCTCCTAAGTATGCGGAGACTGGTGGTGTGTGGCAATGCAGCTATTTCAACCCACATTATATcatatattacacttattctgcagtgtcttgtggatgcatttaataaaatgatatacttgctccaatcttgcaaataaaactgtccccaatgcagggagaggtcattcagctgctccatcatggcGAGGCcgctccctcatgataatgcacattatgtagtggatggaaacacgcAACAATTCGTATTTTTTGGAGTCagatttttagaaatgcgcttaataaatgcaaaacattttggatggaaatccAGCAAATGAT
This DNA window, taken from Myxocyprinus asiaticus isolate MX2 ecotype Aquarium Trade chromosome 37, UBuf_Myxa_2, whole genome shotgun sequence, encodes the following:
- the LOC127428258 gene encoding THO complex subunit 7 homolog isoform X2; this encodes MKTFIKWCHSNISPEEGFAQYQRMLTSLSQCEYSMGKTLLVYDMNLKEMENYEAIYADIEKSITSAHEKIAECKKEIQRAKRIRKNRQEYDALARVIKQHPDRHETLKQLEALDKELQQLSQIKENVEDKLELRKKQFHVILTTIQELQQTLDNDEKMENDDSQESLMESGD
- the LOC127428258 gene encoding THO complex subunit 7 homolog isoform X1 is translated as MGSITDDEVIRKRLLIDGDGAGDDRRINVLMKTFIKWCHSNISPEEGFAQYQRMLTSLSQCEYSMGKTLLVYDMNLKEMENYEAIYADIEKSITSAHEKIAECKKEIQRAKRIRKNRQEYDALARVIKQHPDRHETLKQLEALDKELQQLSQIKENVEDKLELRKKQFHVILTTIQELQQTLDNDEKMENDDSQESLMESGD